A window from Primulina huaijiensis isolate GDHJ02 chromosome 11, ASM1229523v2, whole genome shotgun sequence encodes these proteins:
- the LOC140987457 gene encoding probable sugar phosphate/phosphate translocator At3g17430 isoform X2, translated as MIHMGFSGAVSFFLIRVFKVVSPVKMTFRIYATCVIPISAFFASSLWFGNTAYLHISVAFIQMLKALMPVATFTVAVLCGTDKLRLDVFLNMVLVSVGVVVSSYGEIHFNVIGTVYQVTGIFAEALRLVLTQVLLQKKGLTLNPITSLYYIAPCSFIFLFVPWYFLEQPGMEVSQIQFNMWIFFSNAVCALLLNFSIFLAIGRTGAVTVRVAGVLKDWILIALSTLIFPESTITGLNIIGYGIALCGVVLYNYLKVKESSQNIPERITKDWVLEKKSSDVYRTDSGSIGESNNDVVIDEEAPLIALTPSSRLSHIGRTQMQQSSRNV; from the exons ATGATACATATGGGATTCTCTGGTGCAGTGTCATTTTTCCTTATTCGTGTCTTCAAG GTCGTGTCTCCAGTTAAAATGACTTTCCGCAT ATATGCAACCTGTGTGATCCCAATTAGTGCCTTCTTCGCATCAAGTCTTTG GTTTGGTAACACTGCTTACTTGCATATATCAGTGGCTTTCATTCAGATGCTTAAGGCCCTTA TGCCTGTGGCAACATTTACTGTGGCTGTTTTGTGCGGTACCGACAAACTTAGATTGGACGTGTTTTTAAACATGGTTTTGGTCAGTGTTGGAGTTGTCGTTTCCTCCTATGGGGAAATTCATTTTAATGTGATTGGCACAGTTTATCAGGTTACAGGCATATTTGCGGAAGCTCTGAGACTGGTCTTGACTCAAGTCCTTCTACAGAAGAAGGGCTTGACGCTAAACCCCATCACAAGCTTATACTACATCGCTCCATgcagttttatatttttgtttgtcCCTTGGTACTTCCTGGAGCAACCTGGGATGGAAGTATCTCAAATTCAGTTTAATATGTGGATCTTCTTTTCCAATGCCGTTTGCGCTCTACTGTTGAACTTCTCAATCTTCTTAGCGATAGGTAGAACTGGTGCAGTGACGGTTCGAGTTGCCGGTGTTCTGAAGGACTGGATACTTATAGCCCTTTCAACACTGATTTTCCCAGAATCAACTATCACTGGTCTTAACATTATTGGCTACGGCATTG CACTTTGTGGGGTTGTCTTGTACAACTATTTGAAGGTCAAAGAGTCTTCTCAAAACATTCCTGAAAGGATCACTAAG GATTGGGTGTTGGAAAAGAAGTCATCCGATGTATACAGAACAGATAGTGGCAGCATTGGTGAATCAAATAACGATGTTGTAATAGATGAGGAGGCGCCCTTGATTGCTCTCACGCCATCGTCCAGGCTATCTCATATCGGAAGAACTCAAATGCAGCAAAGTAGCCGTAATGTATGA
- the LOC140987457 gene encoding probable sugar phosphate/phosphate translocator At3g17430 isoform X1 yields the protein MINRSLILTYFYLLIYITLSSGVILYNKWVLSPKYFNFPFPITLTMIHMGFSGAVSFFLIRVFKVVSPVKMTFRIYATCVIPISAFFASSLWFGNTAYLHISVAFIQMLKALMPVATFTVAVLCGTDKLRLDVFLNMVLVSVGVVVSSYGEIHFNVIGTVYQVTGIFAEALRLVLTQVLLQKKGLTLNPITSLYYIAPCSFIFLFVPWYFLEQPGMEVSQIQFNMWIFFSNAVCALLLNFSIFLAIGRTGAVTVRVAGVLKDWILIALSTLIFPESTITGLNIIGYGIALCGVVLYNYLKVKESSQNIPERITKDWVLEKKSSDVYRTDSGSIGESNNDVVIDEEAPLIALTPSSRLSHIGRTQMQQSSRNV from the exons ATGATAAATAGATCTTTAATCTTAACATATTTCTACCTTCTAATCTACATTACACTTTCATCTGGAGTTATTTTATATAACAAG TGGGTTCTTTCTCCGAAATACTTCAACTTTCCTTTTCCAATAACACTTACTATGATACATATGGGATTCTCTGGTGCAGTGTCATTTTTCCTTATTCGTGTCTTCAAG GTCGTGTCTCCAGTTAAAATGACTTTCCGCAT ATATGCAACCTGTGTGATCCCAATTAGTGCCTTCTTCGCATCAAGTCTTTG GTTTGGTAACACTGCTTACTTGCATATATCAGTGGCTTTCATTCAGATGCTTAAGGCCCTTA TGCCTGTGGCAACATTTACTGTGGCTGTTTTGTGCGGTACCGACAAACTTAGATTGGACGTGTTTTTAAACATGGTTTTGGTCAGTGTTGGAGTTGTCGTTTCCTCCTATGGGGAAATTCATTTTAATGTGATTGGCACAGTTTATCAGGTTACAGGCATATTTGCGGAAGCTCTGAGACTGGTCTTGACTCAAGTCCTTCTACAGAAGAAGGGCTTGACGCTAAACCCCATCACAAGCTTATACTACATCGCTCCATgcagttttatatttttgtttgtcCCTTGGTACTTCCTGGAGCAACCTGGGATGGAAGTATCTCAAATTCAGTTTAATATGTGGATCTTCTTTTCCAATGCCGTTTGCGCTCTACTGTTGAACTTCTCAATCTTCTTAGCGATAGGTAGAACTGGTGCAGTGACGGTTCGAGTTGCCGGTGTTCTGAAGGACTGGATACTTATAGCCCTTTCAACACTGATTTTCCCAGAATCAACTATCACTGGTCTTAACATTATTGGCTACGGCATTG CACTTTGTGGGGTTGTCTTGTACAACTATTTGAAGGTCAAAGAGTCTTCTCAAAACATTCCTGAAAGGATCACTAAG GATTGGGTGTTGGAAAAGAAGTCATCCGATGTATACAGAACAGATAGTGGCAGCATTGGTGAATCAAATAACGATGTTGTAATAGATGAGGAGGCGCCCTTGATTGCTCTCACGCCATCGTCCAGGCTATCTCATATCGGAAGAACTCAAATGCAGCAAAGTAGCCGTAATGTATGA